The following proteins are co-located in the Diorhabda carinulata isolate Delta chromosome 4, icDioCari1.1, whole genome shotgun sequence genome:
- the LOC130893017 gene encoding facilitated trehalose transporter Tret1-like isoform X1 — MESKKTDECHVSFNLINNTRKSRFPWYIYFCGWIADLLIISNGMVMAWSSPVLPQLQSNNTDINPLGSSISTLEVSLIVTIPGLSATIAFSFWAKIIDKIGRKQTMRLISILLLCSLITTALSKYIFIYYISLAVTGASLSGGLLSVAVYNTEIAEENNRGQLSCMMATHLPIGMLLMYIFGSMTVVRNLTLICIIPVILHLSFSLCIPESPVFLISKNRLSEASKALRKLRRLESSTDVDFEFKKLKETSIDTFEKSSFFEIIRDPCARLAYILSMQLFIIEQFSGISVIVMYVAPIFNESGSALSGNHVGIVVGVVKLLTFSMATYFTDKLGRRILLLISTFLCAISMFFLGLYFYLKHLGSPIVENLQWAPILCVVLYITVYAFGLGSVPMAFAGEVFLDRLRVRGVALVMISVGCFSSVNTFCFPLIANHFGLYCVFWICSSTSIVGLISIYFRIPETRGKTFEDIQNILKMRMKR; from the coding sequence CTGATCTGTTGATTATTTCCAACGGAATGGTGATGGCGTGGTCGTCCCCTGTCTTACCTCAATTACAGTCTAATAATACAGATATTAATCCTCTGGGATCATCGATAAGTACATTGGAAGTCTCCTTAATAGTGACAATTCCAGGGTTGAGCGCCACAATTGCCTTCTCATTCTGGGCAAAAATTATAGACAAAATTGGCAGGAAACAAACCATGAGATTAATATCTATATTACTGTTATGTAGTTTAATCACAACTGCTCtctctaaatatatatttatatattacatatcATTGGCAGTAACAGGAGCTAGTTTAAGTGGAGGACTATTATCAGTTGCGGTTTACAACACCGAAATCGCAGAAGAAAATAACAGGGGACAATTAAGTTGTATGATGGCAACGCATCTACCTATTGGAATGCTCCTTATGTATATTTTTGGTTCTATGACAGTCGTAAGAAACTTAACTTTAATTTGTATAATACCAGTAATTCTTCATCTTTCATTCTCTTTGTGCATTCCCgaatctccagtttttttaatatcaaaaaatagatTATCTGAGGCTTCTAAGGCCTTACGCAAATTAAGACGCCTAGAAAGCTCAACTGATGTGGATTTCGAATTTAAGAAGTTAAAAGAAACGTCTATAGATACATTTGAGAAATCGAGCTTTTTTGAGATAATTAGAGATCCGTGTGCAAGATTGGCATACATTCTTAGCATGCAACTTTTCATAATAGAACAATTCTCAGGTATCTCAGTGATCGTGATGTATGTCGCCCCAATATTCAATGAATCTGGATCCGCGCTGTCTGGAAATCATGTCGGCATCGTTGTGGGGGTGGTAAAACTGTTAACATTTTCCATGGCGACTTATTTCACTGATAAACTGGGAAGAAGAATTTTGCTATTAATTTCCACGTTTTTGTGTGcaatttctatgttttttctTGGTTTATACTTTTACCTAAAGCATTTAGGATCTCCTATAGTTGAAAATTTACAATGGGCACCAATTCTATGTGTAGTTTTATATATTACTGTCTATGCATTCGGCTTAGGAAGTGTACCAATGGCATTTGCTGGAGAAGTTTTCCTAGATCGTTTGAGAGTAAGAGGTGTAGCTTTAGTAATGATAAGCGTCGGTTGTTTCTCGAGCgtaaatactttttgttttcctCTTATAGCAAATCATTTTGGATTGTATTGCGTCTTTTGGATTTGCAGTAGTACTAGTATAGTTGGACTTATAAGTATTTATTTCCGTATTCCAGAAACTAGAGGTAAAACTTTTGAGGACATTCAAAACATCTTAAAAATGCGTATGAAAAGATGA
- the LOC130893017 gene encoding facilitated trehalose transporter Tret1-like isoform X2: protein MVMAWSSPVLPQLQSNNTDINPLGSSISTLEVSLIVTIPGLSATIAFSFWAKIIDKIGRKQTMRLISILLLCSLITTALSKYIFIYYISLAVTGASLSGGLLSVAVYNTEIAEENNRGQLSCMMATHLPIGMLLMYIFGSMTVVRNLTLICIIPVILHLSFSLCIPESPVFLISKNRLSEASKALRKLRRLESSTDVDFEFKKLKETSIDTFEKSSFFEIIRDPCARLAYILSMQLFIIEQFSGISVIVMYVAPIFNESGSALSGNHVGIVVGVVKLLTFSMATYFTDKLGRRILLLISTFLCAISMFFLGLYFYLKHLGSPIVENLQWAPILCVVLYITVYAFGLGSVPMAFAGEVFLDRLRVRGVALVMISVGCFSSVNTFCFPLIANHFGLYCVFWICSSTSIVGLISIYFRIPETRGKTFEDIQNILKMRMKR, encoded by the coding sequence ATGGTGATGGCGTGGTCGTCCCCTGTCTTACCTCAATTACAGTCTAATAATACAGATATTAATCCTCTGGGATCATCGATAAGTACATTGGAAGTCTCCTTAATAGTGACAATTCCAGGGTTGAGCGCCACAATTGCCTTCTCATTCTGGGCAAAAATTATAGACAAAATTGGCAGGAAACAAACCATGAGATTAATATCTATATTACTGTTATGTAGTTTAATCACAACTGCTCtctctaaatatatatttatatattacatatcATTGGCAGTAACAGGAGCTAGTTTAAGTGGAGGACTATTATCAGTTGCGGTTTACAACACCGAAATCGCAGAAGAAAATAACAGGGGACAATTAAGTTGTATGATGGCAACGCATCTACCTATTGGAATGCTCCTTATGTATATTTTTGGTTCTATGACAGTCGTAAGAAACTTAACTTTAATTTGTATAATACCAGTAATTCTTCATCTTTCATTCTCTTTGTGCATTCCCgaatctccagtttttttaatatcaaaaaatagatTATCTGAGGCTTCTAAGGCCTTACGCAAATTAAGACGCCTAGAAAGCTCAACTGATGTGGATTTCGAATTTAAGAAGTTAAAAGAAACGTCTATAGATACATTTGAGAAATCGAGCTTTTTTGAGATAATTAGAGATCCGTGTGCAAGATTGGCATACATTCTTAGCATGCAACTTTTCATAATAGAACAATTCTCAGGTATCTCAGTGATCGTGATGTATGTCGCCCCAATATTCAATGAATCTGGATCCGCGCTGTCTGGAAATCATGTCGGCATCGTTGTGGGGGTGGTAAAACTGTTAACATTTTCCATGGCGACTTATTTCACTGATAAACTGGGAAGAAGAATTTTGCTATTAATTTCCACGTTTTTGTGTGcaatttctatgttttttctTGGTTTATACTTTTACCTAAAGCATTTAGGATCTCCTATAGTTGAAAATTTACAATGGGCACCAATTCTATGTGTAGTTTTATATATTACTGTCTATGCATTCGGCTTAGGAAGTGTACCAATGGCATTTGCTGGAGAAGTTTTCCTAGATCGTTTGAGAGTAAGAGGTGTAGCTTTAGTAATGATAAGCGTCGGTTGTTTCTCGAGCgtaaatactttttgttttcctCTTATAGCAAATCATTTTGGATTGTATTGCGTCTTTTGGATTTGCAGTAGTACTAGTATAGTTGGACTTATAAGTATTTATTTCCGTATTCCAGAAACTAGAGGTAAAACTTTTGAGGACATTCAAAACATCTTAAAAATGCGTATGAAAAGATGA